A single window of Amphiura filiformis chromosome 17, Afil_fr2py, whole genome shotgun sequence DNA harbors:
- the LOC140138376 gene encoding uncharacterized protein, translating into MKFNDSKTEILYFHSRFVSSNPPSTVTIGDSAIDLTHEARNLGIIFEDSLDMEKHISNVCRAGWACIRRIGQIRKFLDEAATEKLAHAFITSRIDCCNSLLLGLPEKLIQRLQRLQNATARLVCLVKRNEHITPILYKLHWLPVRQRIKYKTLLLTFKCLHNMAPT; encoded by the coding sequence ATGAAGTTCAACGACAGCAAAACTGAGATCTTGTACTTTCACTCACGCTTTGTTAGTTCCAATCCCCCTTCCACTGTTACCATTGGTGACTCTGCAATTGATCTAACGCATGAAGCTCGGAACCTCGGCATTATATTTGAAGACAGCCTCGATATGGAGAAACACATCTCCAATGTTTGTCGTGCTGGATGGGCATGTATTCGCCGCATTGGACAGATAAGGAAGTTTCTGGATGAAGCAGCAACGGAAAAGCTCGCGCATGCCTTCATTACATCCAGAATTGACTGCTGCAACAGCCTTCTCTTGGGACTGCCTGAGAAACTGATTCAACGTCTCCAACGCCTACAGAATGCCACGGCTAGGCTTGTCTGTCTTGTAAAGCGCAACGAACACATAACCCCAATCCTCTACAAACTACACTGGCTCCCCGTCCGTCAGCGGATCAAATACAAAACTCTCCTTCTGACTTTCAAATGTCTTCACAACATGGCTCCCACTTAA